From Agromyces sp. SYSU T00194, a single genomic window includes:
- the purQ gene encoding phosphoribosylformylglycinamidine synthase subunit PurQ: MRIGVITFPGSLDDRDAQRAVRLAGAEPVALWHGSHDLEDVDALVLPGGFSYGDYLRCGSIASLSPIMAEVIDAANHGMPVLGICNGFQMLTEARLLEGGLIRNDHGTFVCRDQVLSVETTATDWTGEFDLGERITIPLKNGEGGFIADADTLQRLEEEGRVVFRYQGVNPNGSLNDIAGVTNARGNVVGLMPHPEHAVEPGFGPDTPDAMRSGIDGLRFFSSVIARALTRI; this comes from the coding sequence ATGCGCATCGGCGTCATCACCTTCCCCGGGTCGCTCGACGACCGCGACGCGCAGCGCGCGGTGCGCCTGGCCGGCGCCGAGCCGGTCGCGCTCTGGCACGGGTCGCACGACCTCGAGGACGTCGACGCGCTGGTGCTGCCCGGCGGCTTCAGCTACGGCGACTACCTGCGGTGCGGGTCGATCGCGAGCCTCTCGCCGATCATGGCCGAGGTCATCGACGCCGCGAATCACGGCATGCCCGTGCTCGGCATCTGCAACGGCTTCCAGATGCTCACCGAGGCGCGCCTGCTCGAGGGCGGCCTGATCCGCAACGACCACGGCACCTTCGTCTGCCGCGACCAGGTGCTGTCGGTCGAGACGACCGCCACCGACTGGACCGGCGAGTTCGACCTCGGCGAGCGCATCACCATTCCGCTGAAGAACGGCGAGGGCGGGTTCATCGCCGACGCCGACACGCTGCAGCGCCTCGAGGAGGAGGGCCGCGTGGTCTTCCGCTACCAGGGCGTGAACCCGAACGGCTCGCTCAACGACATCGCCGGCGTCACCAACGCCCGCGGCAACGTGGTCGGCCTCATGCCGCACCCCGAGCACGCGGTCGAGCCGGGCTTCGGCCCAGACACCCCCGACGCCATGCGCTCGGGCATCGACGGGCTGCGCTTCTTCTCCAGCGTCATCGCACGCGCGCTCACCCGCATCTGA